One Anthonomus grandis grandis chromosome 15, icAntGran1.3, whole genome shotgun sequence DNA segment encodes these proteins:
- the LOC126745284 gene encoding uncharacterized protein LOC126745284, whose amino-acid sequence MSDSSSSEIEDRPEPLKKRQRRPESYKRNIIKKSKVKGLEHINWKGKVLPPRATGPRCTCKMACFENLTQDDLAFCISKINSFQTKNKQDIFMQQLIEKKTVKTHRPRKEGAVPRDYAFKYFIVTKLKNKVVCKKPFISIFGITENRVRRLCDLLVRSETPHDKRGQHPKANTTRPEILKEIHDHIMDFPRKRTHYSGKDIEYLDARLDVKTMHDLFRRKHLNLKVTYAFYANYFKNTFSLRFGRPQVDTCITCEELGVEIRSPTLGHIAKMAADAELAVHKRRAKKFHNKIAAVKEICQNREDLAALTDYMQNLPLPNIPIQEIFYLRQLWVNCFGIKNLKTNESVFYVYHEGVANKGANEVCSMIHHYLDNFLGENIQELHLFSDNCPGQNKNNTMIRFLLSLTDTKRFSKITHYFPIRGHSFLPNDQDFGVMKRKIKKCDSIYVPGEYYDIMSKANPSFSVFLLSTREVMNFSKWWPTYYKRTCLSDESFGRHVPKENKQSFSPATYMSFKYDRNKKGAIVTRQFIDGLSRHTFQLVRNKAMEISLPDKQAYPLGHVPINPKKIENIKQVRNSILQQHMPFYEEIFRWPTGEEQDFQENVENDEDFDYVP is encoded by the exons ATGTCCGATAGTTCAAGTAGTGAAATAGAAGATCGACCAGAACCTCTGAAAAAGAGGCAACGGCGACCAGAATCATACAAAAGGAATATTATCAAGAAATCAAAAGTTAAGGGGCTTGAACATATCAACTGGAAAGGAAAAGTTTTGCCGCCACGTGCTACCGGACCCCGTTGCAC atgtaAAATGGCATGCTTTGAAAATCTTACTCAAGATGATTTGGCATTTTGTATTAGTAAAATCAATTCTTTTCAAACTAAGAATAAACAGGATATTTTTATGCAACagcttattgaaaaaaaaacagtgaagACCCACCGACCACGTAAAGAAGGAGCTGTACCTAGAGATTATGCTTTCAAATATTTCATCgttacaaaattgaaaaataaagtcGTATGCAAGAAACCTTTTATCTCCATTTTTGGCATAACAGAAAACCGAGTAAGACGCCTATGCGACCTACTTGTTAGATCGGAAACTCCTCATGACAAACGAGGCCAACATCCCAAGGCCAATACTACACGgcctgaaattttaaaagaaatacacGATCATATTATGGATTTTCCTCGAAAGAGAACTCATTACTCAGGCAAAGATATTGAATATTTAGATGCAAGATTGGATGTTAAAACCATGCATGATTTGTTCAGAAGAAAACATCTGAATTTAAAAGTTACCTATGCGTTCTACGCCAACTATTTCAAAAACACTTTTTCTTTACGGTTTGGAAGACCACAGGTCGACACATGCATTACTTGTGAAGAATTAGGGGTCGAAATCAGGAGCCCCACTTTAGGACATATTGCGAAAATGGCAGCCGACGCAGAGCTCGCGGTTCATAAAAGACGAGCgaaaaaatttcataacaaGATTGCAGCTGTAAAAGAAATTTGTCAGAATCGAGAAGATCTGGCTGCTTTAACTGATTATATGCAAAATTTGCCACTCCCAAATATACCAATACAGGAGATATTTTACCTTAGACAACTATGGGTCAACTGTTTTGGGATCAAGAATCTCAAAACTAATGAATCCGTATTTTACGTTTACCATGAAGGAGTGGCAAATAAAGGTGCCAACGAGGTTTGTTCCATGATCCATCActatttggataattttttgGGGGAAAATATCCAAGAACTTCACCTTTTCTCAGACAACTGTCCAGgtcaaaataagaataatacaATGATAAGATTCTTATTATCTCTAACTGACACAaaacgtttttcgaaaataacACATTATTTTCCCATACGCGGTCATTCATTTCTTCCCAATGACCAAGACTTTGGCGTTATgaagagaaaaataaagaaatgtgaCAGTATATATGTCCCTGGAGAGTATTATGACATAATGTCAAAGGCAAACCCAAGCTTTTCCGTATTTTTGTTGTCAACGCGTGAAGTcatgaatttttcaaaatggtggCCTACCTACTATAAGAGAACATGCCTATCAGATGAGAGTTTTGGAAGACACGTTCCAAAAGAAAATAAGCAGTCATTTTCTCCAGCCACGTATATGTCCTTTAAATATGATAGGAATAAAAAAGGAGCCATTGTTACCAGACAGTTCATTGATGGCTTAAGTAGACATACGTTCCAGTTGGTTAGAAACAAAGCTATGGAAATATCTTTACCAGACAAGCAGGCTTATCCATTGGGCCACGTTCCCATAAatcccaaaaaaattgaaaacatcaAACAAGTCAGAAATAGCATACTTCAACAGCATATGCCATTTTATGAGGAAATTTTTCGATGGCCAACAGGAGAAGAGCAAGATTTCCAAGAGAATGTCGAGAATGACGAAGATTTTGACTATGTaccctaa